CCGCCGCGGAGCTGGCCGTGATGGCGGGTGCCGACCGTATCGAGGGCTGCCTCTTCGGGAACGGCGAGCGTACCGGCAATGTCGATCTCGTCACGCTCGGCCTGAACCTGTACACGCAAGGCGTGGATCCCGGCCTCGACTTCTCGAACATCAACGAAATCGCCCGCACGTCGGAAGAATGCACGCAACTGCCGGTGCACCCGCGTCACCCGTATGTCGGCGACCTCGTGTTCACCGCGTTCTCCGGCTCGCACCAGGACGCCATCAAGAAGGGCTTCGCCGCCCAGAAGGCGGACACGATCTGGGAAGTGCCGTACCTGCCCATCGATCCGAGCGATCTCGGCCGCACGTACGACTCGATCATTCGTGTCAACAGCCAGTCGGGCAAGGGCGGTATCGCGTATCTGCTGGAGCAGGCGTACGGCGTGCAGATGCCCCGTCGTCTGCAAGTCGACTTCAGCTCGGCCGTGCAGCGGCACACCGACGAGACAGGCGCGGAAGTCACTGCGTCGCAAATCTGGCAACTGTTCCAGAAGGAATACGTGGCGTCGACCGAGCCGGTCGCGTACGTCGGTCACTCGCTCTCGGAGCGCGACGGGCGTCAGCACATCGCCGTGACCATCGACATTCACGGCCAGCGCACGACGGTCTCCGGTGCCGGTAATGGCCCGCTCGACGCACTGATGAACGCCATGCGCACCCCGGTTCGCGTGCAGCACTACGAGGAGCGAGCCCTCACGCAAGGGGCCGACGCCCGCGCGATCGCCATCGCCGAAATGGCGGGCGAGACGATCGTGGGCAGCGCGTTCGGCGTGGGTATCGACGCCAATCTGACGACCGCCTCGATTCGTGCCGTCATCAGCGGTATCAACCGTGCTTACGCGCGCAGCGATGCCCAGACGCAAGGCAAGTTCTTCGATGCCGTGATGCGCGACGTGGCGAAGGCTGTCTGAGCCGTTCGAGCGTCGGGAAACAACAGAAAGAAACAGGAAGAAGGGAAGGAGACAGGGGCAGAGGCGTCCCGCACGGCACCGATCGTGCGCGCGGGACGCCGGGAGCAACGCGGCAGCGCTTACCGGTGTCTGCGCGGGCGCCCGGCCCCCGAAAACATCGGCGGAGTCGTTGTCTTACACCGCTTCGATGGCGATAGCGATGCCTTGGCCGACCCCAATGCACATCGTACACAGCGCGAAGCGTCCACCCGTGCGTTTCAACTGGTACATCGCCGTCGTGACCAGACGTGCGCCGCTCATGCCGAGCGGATGGCCCAGCGCAATGGCGCCGCCGTTCGGATTGACGCGCAGATCGTCGTCGGCCACGCCGAGTTGTCGCAATACGGCCAGGCCCTGGCTTGCAAAGGCCTCGTTGAGTTCGATGACATCGAACTGATCGAGGGTCATACCGAGCCGCGCGAGCAGTTTTTGCGTTGCGGGAGCCGGACCGATGCCCATGATGCGCGGTGCCACCCCTGCCGTTGCCATGCCCAATACCCGGGCACGCGGCGTCAGGCCATGGCGCGCCGCACTCGCCTCGTCTGCCAGCAGCAGAGCGCAGGCGCCGTCGTTGACGCCAGAAGCGTTACCGGCGGTCACGGTGCCATCAGGGCGTACCACGCCCTTCAGTCTGGCAAGCGCTTCCATGCTCGTTGCACGTGGATGTTCGTCGCGATCCACGAGGATCGCTTCGCCCTTCTTCTTGGCGATGGACACCGGTGTGATTTCTTCCGCCAGCGTGCCGTTCGCCTGTGCGCGCGCCGCCTTTTCCTGCGAACGCACGGCAAAGCGATCCTGATCTTCACGGCTGATGCCGAAATCGGTCGCCACGTTCTCGCCCGTCTCGGGCATCGAATCCACGCCGTACTGCGCCTTCATCAGCGGATTGACAAAGCGCCATCCGATGGTCGTGTCGAAAATTTCCGCCTGACGCGAAAACGCGCTCGCCGCCTTGCCCATCACGAATGGCGCGCGGCTCATGCTTTCCACGCCGCCGGCGATCATCAGGCCCGCTTCGCCCGCCTTGATGGCGCGCGCAGCCGTGCCGATGGCGTCCATGCCCGAGCCGCACAGGCGGTTGATGGTCGCACCGGGCACGTCTTGCGGCAGGCCCGCGAGCAGCGACGACATGCGCGCCACGTTGCGATTGTCTTCGCCCGCCTGATTGGCGCAGCCATAGATCACGTCGGCGACCTGCGTCCAGTCGACGTTGGCGTTGCGCGCCATGAGCGCCTTGAGCGGGATCGCGCCGAGATCGTCGGCACGCACCGACGACAGGGCGCCGCCGTAGCGGCCGATGGGGGTACGGATCGCGTCGCAGATAAAGACTTCACTCATTTGCCTACCTCATCGAAATCGAAAAA
This is a stretch of genomic DNA from Pandoraea faecigallinarum. It encodes these proteins:
- the pcaF gene encoding 3-oxoadipyl-CoA thiolase: MSEVFICDAIRTPIGRYGGALSSVRADDLGAIPLKALMARNANVDWTQVADVIYGCANQAGEDNRNVARMSSLLAGLPQDVPGATINRLCGSGMDAIGTAARAIKAGEAGLMIAGGVESMSRAPFVMGKAASAFSRQAEIFDTTIGWRFVNPLMKAQYGVDSMPETGENVATDFGISREDQDRFAVRSQEKAARAQANGTLAEEITPVSIAKKKGEAILVDRDEHPRATSMEALARLKGVVRPDGTVTAGNASGVNDGACALLLADEASAARHGLTPRARVLGMATAGVAPRIMGIGPAPATQKLLARLGMTLDQFDVIELNEAFASQGLAVLRQLGVADDDLRVNPNGGAIALGHPLGMSGARLVTTAMYQLKRTGGRFALCTMCIGVGQGIAIAIEAV
- the leuA gene encoding 2-isopropylmalate synthase — encoded protein: MLKNPATKYRPFTPVNIPDRQWPSRTITRAPIWMSTDLRDGNQALFEPMDAQRKMRMFKTLVAIGFKEIEVAFPSASDTDFNFVRELIEGGHIPDDVTIEVLTQARDDLIERTFAALKGAPRAIVHLYNATAPEFRRIVFNLDQPGVKALAVSAAKTIKRCADAAPETQWTLQYSPETFTGTELDFAKEVCDAVFDVWQPTPERKCIVNLPATVEIGTPNYYADQIEWMHRNLARRDSLILSVHPHNDRGTAVAAAELAVMAGADRIEGCLFGNGERTGNVDLVTLGLNLYTQGVDPGLDFSNINEIARTSEECTQLPVHPRHPYVGDLVFTAFSGSHQDAIKKGFAAQKADTIWEVPYLPIDPSDLGRTYDSIIRVNSQSGKGGIAYLLEQAYGVQMPRRLQVDFSSAVQRHTDETGAEVTASQIWQLFQKEYVASTEPVAYVGHSLSERDGRQHIAVTIDIHGQRTTVSGAGNGPLDALMNAMRTPVRVQHYEERALTQGADARAIAIAEMAGETIVGSAFGVGIDANLTTASIRAVISGINRAYARSDAQTQGKFFDAVMRDVAKAV